From a single Micromonospora pallida genomic region:
- the hypE gene encoding hydrogenase expression/formation protein HypE → MTTERTAEWAERAVAEAGPIADREPGPLSPEQQVLHRIERARRRKPKVRENRITLAHGAGGKATHTLVEGLFVEAFRNPTLEALDDAAVLSVHGTRLAFTTDSYVVSPLFFPGGDIGDLAVNGTVNDLAVSGARPLYLAAGFILEEGFPVADLQRIATSMARAADRAGVQVVTGDTKVVQRGKADGCYINTAGVGVLERPVTLGTPHIRPGDAVVVSGPIGDHGVTIMLARGELDIEADLASDTAPLPGLVDALLDAAPDVRLLRDATRGGVATILNEVAQAAQVAVVVDEASVPVRPAVTGACELLGIDPLYVACEGRFVAVVDGTQAEAAVAALRAHRLGKGAAIIGRVAADPPGIVLLRTAFGGTRVVDMLVGDPLPRIC, encoded by the coding sequence ATGACGACCGAACGTACCGCGGAATGGGCCGAGCGCGCGGTGGCCGAGGCCGGCCCGATCGCCGACCGGGAGCCCGGACCCCTGTCGCCGGAGCAGCAGGTGCTGCACCGCATCGAGCGGGCGCGCCGACGCAAGCCGAAGGTCAGGGAGAACCGGATCACCCTCGCGCACGGCGCGGGCGGAAAGGCGACGCACACCCTGGTCGAAGGGCTTTTCGTCGAGGCGTTCCGCAACCCGACGTTGGAGGCGCTCGACGACGCGGCCGTGCTCTCCGTGCACGGCACCCGGCTGGCCTTCACCACCGACTCGTACGTGGTGTCGCCGCTGTTCTTTCCCGGCGGGGACATCGGCGATCTCGCCGTCAACGGCACGGTCAACGACCTCGCGGTCAGCGGCGCCCGTCCGTTGTACCTGGCGGCCGGGTTCATCCTCGAGGAAGGCTTTCCCGTCGCCGACCTGCAACGGATCGCCACGTCCATGGCCCGCGCGGCGGACCGCGCCGGCGTCCAGGTGGTCACCGGCGACACGAAGGTGGTGCAGCGGGGCAAGGCCGACGGCTGCTACATCAACACGGCGGGCGTCGGTGTGCTGGAGCGGCCGGTGACGCTGGGCACCCCGCACATCCGCCCCGGCGACGCGGTCGTCGTATCGGGGCCCATCGGCGACCACGGCGTCACGATCATGCTCGCCCGCGGCGAACTGGACATCGAGGCCGACCTCGCCTCGGACACCGCGCCGCTGCCCGGTCTCGTGGACGCCCTGCTGGACGCGGCCCCCGATGTGCGGCTACTGCGTGACGCGACCCGGGGCGGGGTGGCGACGATCCTCAACGAGGTCGCGCAGGCGGCGCAGGTCGCCGTCGTCGTCGACGAGGCCTCGGTACCGGTGCGCCCTGCGGTGACCGGTGCCTGCGAACTGCTCGGTATCGACCCGCTCTACGTGGCCTGCGAGGGACGTTTCGTCGCCGTGGTCGACGGCACGCAGGCGGAGGCGGCCGTGGCCGCGCTGCGCGCCCACCGGCTGGGCAAGGGCGCGGCGATCATCGGCCGGGTCGCCGCCGACCCGCCGGGGATCGTGCTGCTCAGGACGGCGTTCGGCGGTACCCGCGTCGTCGACATGCTGGTGGGAGATCCGCTACCGCGGATCTGTTGA